The Candidatus Fukatsuia endosymbiont of Tuberolachnus salignus nucleotide sequence GGCCTTTCAGCAATCGATTGAGGGCGCATATTACGCCAATCAGTTCCGTTATCTCTATGAGAATCAGCGCATTGGTACCTTACCGGCTAATCCGCACCTGCCGGTGCACACCTTTTGGGATTTAGGAGTAGGCGATGCCACGGTTATCTGGTTTGTCCGTGAGGTCGGCAGTGAATTTCACCTGATGGATTATTACGAAAACAGTGGCGAAGGCCTGCGGCATTACATGCAGGTATTGAAAGCCCGCGCCTATCACTATGGCGAACACTGGGCCCCGCACGATATTGATAATCGAGAATTAGCGGGCGACGGCAAAAGCCGTCGGCAACTGGCTTATGAAGGTTATGCGCTGGACGGTGACATTTACCGCATCAATTTCAAGGTGGTCCCCCGATTGCGTGTCGATGAAGGCATTGAGTCGGTACGGGAAATCCTGCCGCGCTGTGCCTTTGATAGCGTGACCTGTGAACAAGGCCTCAGTCATTTGGAGCGCTACCGCAAAGCCTGGGATAACCAGTACGGCTGCTGGAAAGACAAACCGCTGCACGATGCCAGTTCCCACGCCGCCGATGCCTTTCGTTATTTTGCCGTCGCCAAAAGAAATCACCGTCAGCTTCGGGGGCAGGTAACCCCCTTAAGACTGTAACGGCCCTCTACAGTCGCGTTAACAACCCATGAGAGTCAAACCATGTCCGATATTTCCACGCCCCATCTTGACTACAACAGCCTGCTAGCTGCCTGGGACATCAATGACGCCCTGATGGGCGGCACCTTATGCCTACGGCAACAGGGCGAAACCTATTTACCGCGCTGGACGAATGAAGATAAACACAGCTATCAGCAACGTCTCTCCGTCGCCACGCTGCTGCCGGCTTACGAGGAAACCCTCAAAAATAACTTAGGTCGTGTCTTTTCAGAACCGACCCAATTGAGTGAGTCCACCCCCGCCGTGATTGTCGAGTACTGCCAGGATATGGATTTGCTGGGCAACCGGCTGGATGTTTGGGCGCAAGCGTATTTCAGCCTGGCGCTGCAATACGGCGTGGCGCATGCGCTGGTTGACTACCCCCGTGTGGAAGCATTGAAAACCCGTGCTGAGGAAAAAGCCCGTGGCGCCCGTCCCTATGCGGTGTTGATTAACCCCCGCCAGGTCATCGGCTGGCAATCCAGCCACCAAGGAGGGCCGGTCCAGCTGACAGAATTGCGAATTAGAGAAGAGATTGTCGTCGAGACCGCCCCTTACCGCCAACAGAAAATCGCGCAAATCCGCAAGTTGACGCCCGGTCGGGTTGAACTCTACCGTAAAATCAGGCAAGCCGATGGCAGGGAAACCTGGATACTGCACGACAGCTGGGCAACCTCCTGCCCTCGCATTCCGTTGGTGACATTGTACAGCAAACGCACCGGTTTTATGTGTGGCGCCCCGCCGCTATTGAATCTGGCGTTACTCAATATCAAACATTGGCAAAGCCAGAGTGAGCAAGACAATATTTTGCATGTGGCCCGGGTGCCCATCCTCAATGTGTTTGGTCTTGAAACCGGCGAAAAGTTGACCATTGGTGCCTCAAGCGCGACACACTTTACTGACCGCACCAAACAGGGCAGTGCGTACACCGAACATTCGGGCGCCGCCGTAGGAGCAGGCAAAGAGGCACTGACGGATTTGGTCGAGCAGATGCGTCAAGCCGGTGGCAAGCTGTTGCGCAGTCAAAACAGTAGCACCAAGACCCTCGACCAAGTGAGCGAAGAGCGCCTACAAGAACAATCCCCGCTCTACACCCTGTCTAACTCGCTAGAAGATGCCCTCGATACCCTGTTGCAACTGATGGCAGACTGGTCAGGCGAAAAAGACGGCGGCAAGGTGGACATTCGCACCGAGCTTGAAACCACCCAGCAAGCCTTCAATGCCCCGGCCGCCCTGGCGATACAGGCACTGCGGCAAGGCGGGGATATTCGTCAGGTGGATGCCATCCGCGCCTTACAGGCACTGAACCTTATTGATGCCGATGCCAACCCGGAAACCCTGTGTGATGAACTTAACAATTTGCCACCGGATTTACTGTAACGCCCGCGTGGCATCGTGAGGTGACGCGCAGGCTGTATAAAAACACCCCGTTATCCTCATGCCATCAAACCGGTTTTTCTATTAAGGGGTTACCATGTCCACAGTCAACCAACGTCTGCGTGATGAAGCCCTGGCACACAGTCTGTTTCAATCACGCTATGCTCTCGGGGTGGTTAAAGAAAAGGTGGCACTACTCAACCAATATGATGCTGAACTAACCGCCCGACTTTTCGGGAAATTGGAGAAGGTTAATCCGCAACACATCGAAGTCAAACAGTTAGCCCGCTTGTTAGCCTGTGTCCAAGAGGTGAATCAGCAGGCAATGAGTACCCTGTATTTATCGCTCAGCGAGGAATTGCTAGCCTTTGCTGAGCACGAAGCGGGTTATCACTGCCGTCTCTTTGATACCCTGCTGCCTGATGGGGTGCTACACCGCTATCCCTTAGCGATTATCACCGCAGAACAGGTTTACGCGGCAGCGATGGCGCAGCCCTTTCAAGGGCGTTTACTGCGCGACTGGGTCAGTCATCTGGAAAGCGATCGCTTTCAGCGTATCAACAACGCGGTAAAAAACGGGTTTCTCTTGGGTGATACCGTCGAGCAAATTACACGCAAAGTACGCGGGAGCAGGGCAAAACAGTATCAAGATGGGGTACTGGACATCAGTCGCAAAAATCTCACCAGTGTGGTCAAAACCGCTGTTAACCATGTTTCAGCGGTAGCACGGGATAAATTTGCTGAAAATAACGCCGCAATGATAGACAGAAAACAGTGGCTCAGTACGCTGGATAACAAAACCTCATCACCCTGTGTTATCCGTGACCGTTTGTGCTACACCCTAGCCGGCCAGCCACTCGGCCACAAAATCCCCTATCTGCAAGGACCGGGACGCCTGCACTTTTGCTGTCGCTCAACGGAGACACTGGTCATCAAATCCTGGCGCGCCCTGGGCATTGACTTAGATGAGCTGGACCCGGGCACACGCGCCAGCCTGGACGGGCAAGTGCCTGCGGATACCACGTATTCTGACTGGTTACAGCAACAACCTTACGCGCGGCAAATCCAAGTCCTGGGTAAAACCCGCGCTAAAATGCTGCGAGAGGAGGGACGGCGTCCCGACGCATTTTTTAGCGACAAAGGGGAATGGCTCACGTTAGAACAGCTGCGCGAAACCCTCCATATAGAGTAAAAAATCAACATGTCAGCACAACTTAACATGTTCTCTCATCACGTAAAGTAGCAAAAACTGGACATTTTAAAATAGCGTTGATAACCAACTTCACACAGGCCACCCCAGGGTGGCTTTTTTTATGAACAGCTGTGAGCGGAAGCGACACAGCGCCCGGGTCGGATGACCGGTTAACCCAGCCTGCGGGCGGAGACAATAGCAATGAAATTGCACCTCGATACAGAAGGAAAAGCGGTACTGGAAAACGGCATGCCGGTGTATTTGCATGAGGACGGCAAAGCGATCCCCTTTGATGCGGTGGCAGCCTTGAACAAAATTAGCGCCCTCAATGGGGAAGCCAAAAGCCACCGTGAGGCCAAGGAAGCACTCGAAGCCAAGCTCAAGGCGTTTGCCGGCATTGACGACCCAGCGAAAGCCCGTGAAGCACTGCAAACGCTCACCCACATCGATCAAAAGAAATTAATCGAGGCCGGTGCGGTCGACCAGGTGAAAGCACAAATCACTCAAGCTTTTCAAACTCAGCTTGACGAGGCCAGCAGCAAAAATAAAACCCTGGAAGCCCAGTTGTATCAAGAGATGATTGGCGGACGTTTCAGCAGCTCGACGTTTATCCAGGATAACCTGGCGATCCCGGCGGATTTGGTGCAAGCCCGGTTCGGTCACGCATTCAGCATTGACGCAGGTAAAGTGGTCGCCACGGATGCGGCAGGCAACAAGGTATTCTCACGCCGTCAGCCCGGGGAAATCGCGGAGTTTGAGGAAGCCTTAGAATACCTCATCGAACAGTATCCGCACAAAGACCACATTCTGAAAGCCTCCGGCCACCGTGGCGGCGGTTCACAACCCACACCCCAGCAGCACGGACACAAAACACTCAAACGCAGCGCCTTTGATGCCTTGGACATCGGCAGCAAACAGGCCGCACTCAAAGACGGTATCTCGATCGTCGATTAATTACACACCTTACCCTTAACCCTGGAGCAACAGCATGGCAGGCAATACCTTAACGGGGTTGATCCCCACCATTTATACCGCATTAGACAGCGTTTCCCGTGAGCAAGTCGGTTTTATTCCCGCCGTCGCCCGTAACAGCAAAGCGGAAACCGCCGCCCTCGATCAAAATATCACCGCACCGGTGGCCCCCATCGCTAAAACGGTGGACATCGTGCCCGGTCCCACGGCGGCAGGCAGTGCGGAACAAACACTCAGTACGGTGGAAGTTAAAATCAGCAAATCCAAAATGGCGCCCGTGCAATGGAACGGGGAAGAACAACTGGCTGTCGGAAAGGCAGGGAGCACTCCCTTTGGCGTCAAAGAAGACCTGGCCGATTTTGCCGATGCGCGTCGCGTGCTGGAAGATAACGGGGCCCCGACCACCGATTTGCAAATGGTCTTGGGGTCAGCGGCTATTTCCAACATTCGTGGCAAACAATCCGTCTTGTTTAAAGTCAACGAAGCGGGCAGCGAAGCCCTGTTACGTGAAGGCACCATCGGGCGTATCGAAGGCTTTAATTTGCACAATTCCGCGGGCATCAAACGGGTCACAGCAGGGACGGGTAGCGGGTTTCTGGTCAACAAAGCGGGCGGTTATCACGTCGGCAATCAGCTCATTGCCGTAGACAGTGGAAGCGGCACGATAAACCGAGGGGATATTGTCACCTTTACCGGCGATACGCATCAATACGTGGTGGCAGCAGCCAGCGCCTCGACTATCACCTTGTCTGCACCGGGCTTGTTGCAAGACCTGGCGGACAACACCGCTGTCACGCTGGTTGGTCACTACACCGCTAACATGGCATTCGATCGCAATGCATTCCTGCTGGCGTCACGGACACCGGCGATGCCTCAAGGCGGGGATATCGCCGATGATGTGATGAATGTCACCGATCCGGTCTCCGGCATGACTTTCCAGGTGGCGCTCTACCGTCAGTATCATCAGATACGCTATGAAGTCGGGCTAGCCTGGGGTGTCGCGGCAGTGAAACCGGAGCACAGTGCGCTGATTTTAGGCTAAGACAGCGGCGTGATAGCCGCTTTATTTTAACTGAATAGAGATAAGCATAAGTCTAACTCATATACAAAAAAGCGGGTCACCCGATTCTTGGGGGCATCATGATATCCTGTCGATCAGTAATCTGTTGAGATAAAGGACACGAGGGGGTTGTTTTCTGTTGAGAACAAACGAGCAGGCGTGAAAGCCACGGACCTTCAGGTACCATCCAAACTTTACAACCCGCAGGAACCGCAGCAGGGGAAGCAAAGGTAAACATTGGCGATAATAAAATTGGTAATAGTGTCAAAAGTTTCTTGGTCCTTTTCATGTAAATATCCTTTTTTTCCGTAACAATCCAAATGTTGTATTTAATGTCACTGTACCATGATGCAATATAAACAGGGTTGCAAGTAAAGGTACGTAATTAAAATACACGACTAACATATTGATTGTAAAGTATATTTTGTGTGAATATGTGGTCTACTTAGTGAGGCTTATGCTTATCCCGAATCGAGGTTATGTTAGGAAAAAAGCATGACGAAAAACAAAAAAGACAATACAGCAGTAACACCACCGCCTTCAGCACTTATCCCGATGATGCATCCTTCCCCTCTTCACCCTGATGATCCGATAACCGCCAATGTGCATCCCGATGAAATCACCCGCTGGCTGGATGAAGGCTGGCAACACAGTGAACAGGAAAAATAACATGCTCATCACGGATATCAATTCACCCGAAAGGGAAAGTTATGCCCGTGTCGCCGATTTGCGACGACTCGCCAGCAAACGAGGTGAGCCGCTCCCCGAGGAGGACATTGCCTGTGAAACCTTGTTGATAAAAGCTCTGGATTACCTGGCGGGACTGAACTGGCAAGGCGAACGGACCACCGCTTCTCAGCCCCTGGCCTGGCCGCGCTCAGGGGTTATCTTCGATGGCTATTTATTGCCCAAAGAGTGCATTCCATCACAAGTCCTTCAGGCGCAATGCCGTCTGGCGTTGGCCGCACAGGCTATCGATTTGACGCCGTCGTTTTCAGGTGGCAAGGAAGTTATTCAGGAAAGTGTTTCAGGGGCAATCAGTGTGACCTATGCGTCGGGGTCTGCTTCGTCACCTCATTTTAGCTGGTTGCCTGGCTTACTGCACGGCCTGCTCATCAGCAGCTGCCAAATCCAGCTCGTCAGGGGGTGATGACATGGCGATCAATGATGCAGGCTTACGCCGTGCTGCCGACCGTTTATTGCGTGACAATGGTGTCCCTTATACCCTACAGCGAGGCGGGGGTGTTCAGGTCATCAAAGGCGTTGAAATCGCTGTTCCGCTAGAAAATCACAGGCTGACGGGTGTCATGGCGCGTTACACCACCGGTGAAATTGATGGCACGCTTATCCAACAAGGTGACAGTAAAATGATGGCAACCGCTGAGACGGAAATTTATCAGGGCGATCGCCTTCTTATCGAGGGCAAAGCCCATCGGGTGATACAGGTCACTCCCGTGAAACCTGCTGCATTGCTGCTGTGTTATCAATTGCAACTGAGAGCCTAAGAACCTGTTCTAAATCTCTTGTGCTTGCTGATACTTCGTCAAAAACGCGCTCAAAATGCTCATTTACTCTCTGTAAACTGCGCTTTTTCACACGTTTTTTCCTCGTCTGAGCGTCGCTCAAGAAGATTTGGAACAGGCTCTAAGATGACGGATAACAAACCTTTTATGGCCTCCATGACTGCCTTTATTAACCAGAGTAAACAGGCGCATCAGGCACTCCCCCAGGTGCTGGGCATGAAAATATTGGCAAGATTGGTGACAATGTCGCCAGTGGGTAACGCGGACACCTGGCAAGGCAAAGCGCCACCCGGCTATACCGGTGGTCGATTTCGCGGCAATTGGCAGGTGACCTTTGATGTGCCCGCAGAAACAGAAACCGGACGCATTGACCCCCGTGGCAATCTGACGCTAACGGAGGGAATGCAGCAATTAACGCAGTTTACGCCGGGTACGCAGGCCATCTATTTCAGCAACACCGTGCCCTATGCCTATCGGCTGGAGTTCGGTCACTCGAAACAGGCGCCCAACGGTATGGTTCGTGTCACCGCGGAAGCATTCCAGACGCTGTTTAACCAGGCGGTTAAGGAGATGAAAAAATGAGCACGGGACGTATCATGGCGCTACTTGAGCACCATCTGGGCACCTGGGCAGCAAAAAAAGGGGTTCCCGTCGCCAGTCAAAACGTGCAGTTTAGTGACACCGGCAGCCTGTATCTGCAATCGTATCTCTTGCCTGCCACCACAGAATGCCTGGATTTAGCGCAAGTTTCCCGGGTTTATCACGGGGTCTATCAAATGACCCTCTGTGTCCCGACGGGTAGCGGCCAGGCTCAAGTTCAAGCTGTCGCTGATGACCTCATCAATCTGTTTGATTTGGGCACCACGTTAACCGATGGCCTTATCCGCTGTGCAATCATTAGTGTCCTCACAGTATTTGCGGGTATCACGCACTGTCACACCTACAGTCTGCCCCTCAGTCTGCGCTATCGGGCGCATATGATTTGATCGGCGACTACCCCGTAGTGAATTGTTAGAGTGCTTCACATTTGTCAGAGGGTATCTTCACATATAATGTATAGACTAAATATAATTATTGACTTCTTCTGTCACTATTATACGCTGTATAAACATCAATGTTCGGAGGTCTTATGACAGTAGCCATCAAAAAATGGGGCAATAGCAACGGTATCGTCATACCGGCGCTCTTTCTGAAAAAAATTGGGGTCTCTGTAGGTCAAGAACTGGATCTGGAAATCAAAGACGGCACCTTGGTTCTGACGCCCAAACCTAAGCGTTACACCCTGGCCGAACTGATTAAACAATGTGATGCCAGTGCCCCACTTGAAACGGAAGAAAGTGTATGGGGTGACGATCACTCCCCCGTAGGGGAAGAAATATGGTGACACGTAGAAAAGGATTTTCGCGCGGTGATATCGTATTGTTAACACTCAACCCGACTCGAGGAAAAGAACAGCAAGGTGACAGACGACCAGTATTGGTACTCTCTCCTAAAAACTTCAATGATCTTGGCATGGTTTTGATTGCCCCGATCACACAAGGCGGTGCTTTCTCAAGGTATCAGGGTTTCACGGTAACATTATCAGGGAGTGGCGCGCAAACCCAAGGCGTCGTGTTATTAAATCAAAGCAGAATGGTTGATATCACTGCCCGAGACGGTGAATTCATTGAAAAAGCTGATCACATCGTGATTGAAGAAGCGCTCATTAAACTACACACCCTCATCGAATAAAAAAGTCGGACAGCGACCTTATCTTGATCAACTGCCCTCGAAAATTATTTCGTTATCAATTTATTTCTAAACATCCTCTTATTCTCTCAACACTCGGAGACAGCTTATGGGCTTTGCCTTACCAAATGGTGCCCAGGTTTACCTGGCCTCAGACTACGAAACCGCGCTACCGTTTACGGCTATCACGAATGCTGCCCATGCGGTGCTCACGGTGGTCGGCAACGACAAAATTAAAAAGGATGACCTTGTTCACCTGTCTTCCGGCTGGACGGGGCTCAATGAACGGGTTGCTCGCGTGTCGGCGGCGACGGCAACCAGCCTCACCCTGGAAAATATCGACACCCGCCAGACCACACAATTTGTTGCCGGTGGCGGCGCGGGCAGTCTGCGCAAAATAAAAACCTGGACAGAAATCCCGCAAATCAAAGAGGTTGCCAGTTCTGGCGGCGATCAACAAACGGTCAGCCTGCAATTTTTATCCGATACCGTGCAACGCAATATCAACACCGTGAAAGCCCCGCGCACCCTGACCTATACCTTGGGACATGATCCTGCTTTGGCGATTTATCCGCTATTACGGGAGACCGATCAGCGTCAGGACGTGGTCGCCTTCTCGATGTTCGTGCCGCAGGCCAAAGAAAAGCGCTACTGGTCAGCGACGGTGGCTTTTAACGAGGTGCCTCATACTGAAGTTAACGCCGTGGAAACGGTCTCATTGGTACTGAATATGCAGAGTCCCGCCATGACATTTTACAAAGAACCCGCTTAAGGAGACACCGTATGTCGATCGAATTTACGTTGCAACCTCAGCCCAGATTTAAAGCCGATGTGGCGATTCCACGCGCGGGCCTGGAGGCAGGTATCGTGACCTTTACCTTCAAACATGTGCCACTCAACGAGATGGCGGAGCGGGAAAAACGCAAAAACCAAACGGGATTGGATTTTGTTGAGCACATTACCGCCGCCTGGGCGCTGCCCGATGAGTTAAATCGTGACAATCTGACCAAGCTGGCGAATAACTATCCCCA carries:
- a CDS encoding DUF4055 domain-containing protein, which encodes MSDISTPHLDYNSLLAAWDINDALMGGTLCLRQQGETYLPRWTNEDKHSYQQRLSVATLLPAYEETLKNNLGRVFSEPTQLSESTPAVIVEYCQDMDLLGNRLDVWAQAYFSLALQYGVAHALVDYPRVEALKTRAEEKARGARPYAVLINPRQVIGWQSSHQGGPVQLTELRIREEIVVETAPYRQQKIAQIRKLTPGRVELYRKIRQADGRETWILHDSWATSCPRIPLVTLYSKRTGFMCGAPPLLNLALLNIKHWQSQSEQDNILHVARVPILNVFGLETGEKLTIGASSATHFTDRTKQGSAYTEHSGAAVGAGKEALTDLVEQMRQAGGKLLRSQNSSTKTLDQVSEERLQEQSPLYTLSNSLEDALDTLLQLMADWSGEKDGGKVDIRTELETTQQAFNAPAALAIQALRQGGDIRQVDAIRALQALNLIDADANPETLCDELNNLPPDLL
- a CDS encoding DUF6651 domain-containing protein, producing the protein MKLHLDTEGKAVLENGMPVYLHEDGKAIPFDAVAALNKISALNGEAKSHREAKEALEAKLKAFAGIDDPAKAREALQTLTHIDQKKLIEAGAVDQVKAQITQAFQTQLDEASSKNKTLEAQLYQEMIGGRFSSSTFIQDNLAIPADLVQARFGHAFSIDAGKVVATDAAGNKVFSRRQPGEIAEFEEALEYLIEQYPHKDHILKASGHRGGGSQPTPQQHGHKTLKRSAFDALDIGSKQAALKDGISIVD
- a CDS encoding P22 phage major capsid protein family protein — its product is MAGNTLTGLIPTIYTALDSVSREQVGFIPAVARNSKAETAALDQNITAPVAPIAKTVDIVPGPTAAGSAEQTLSTVEVKISKSKMAPVQWNGEEQLAVGKAGSTPFGVKEDLADFADARRVLEDNGAPTTDLQMVLGSAAISNIRGKQSVLFKVNEAGSEALLREGTIGRIEGFNLHNSAGIKRVTAGTGSGFLVNKAGGYHVGNQLIAVDSGSGTINRGDIVTFTGDTHQYVVAAASASTITLSAPGLLQDLADNTAVTLVGHYTANMAFDRNAFLLASRTPAMPQGGDIADDVMNVTDPVSGMTFQVALYRQYHQIRYEVGLAWGVAAVKPEHSALILG
- a CDS encoding DnaT-like ssDNA-binding protein, producing the protein MLITDINSPERESYARVADLRRLASKRGEPLPEEDIACETLLIKALDYLAGLNWQGERTTASQPLAWPRSGVIFDGYLLPKECIPSQVLQAQCRLALAAQAIDLTPSFSGGKEVIQESVSGAISVTYASGSASSPHFSWLPGLLHGLLISSCQIQLVRG
- a CDS encoding phage tail terminator-like protein, with amino-acid sequence MSTGRIMALLEHHLGTWAAKKGVPVASQNVQFSDTGSLYLQSYLLPATTECLDLAQVSRVYHGVYQMTLCVPTGSGQAQVQAVADDLINLFDLGTTLTDGLIRCAIISVLTVFAGITHCHTYSLPLSLRYRAHMI
- a CDS encoding AbrB/MazE/SpoVT family DNA-binding domain-containing protein; the encoded protein is MTVAIKKWGNSNGIVIPALFLKKIGVSVGQELDLEIKDGTLVLTPKPKRYTLAELIKQCDASAPLETEESVWGDDHSPVGEEIW
- a CDS encoding type II toxin-antitoxin system ChpB family toxin gives rise to the protein MTRRKGFSRGDIVLLTLNPTRGKEQQGDRRPVLVLSPKNFNDLGMVLIAPITQGGAFSRYQGFTVTLSGSGAQTQGVVLLNQSRMVDITARDGEFIEKADHIVIEEALIKLHTLIE
- a CDS encoding phage tail protein; translated protein: MLTVVGNDKIKKDDLVHLSSGWTGLNERVARVSAATATSLTLENIDTRQTTQFVAGGGAGSLRKIKTWTEIPQIKEVASSGGDQQTVSLQFLSDTVQRNINTVKAPRTLTYTLGHDPALAIYPLLRETDQRQDVVAFSMFVPQAKEKRYWSATVAFNEVPHTEVNAVETVSLVLNMQSPAMTFYKEPA
- a CDS encoding phage tail assembly chaperone, with the translated sequence MSIEFTLQPQPRFKADVAIPRAGLEAGIVTFTFKHVPLNEMAEREKRKNQTGLDFVEHITAAWALPDELNRDNLTKLANNYPQAIEAIIHTFYRELLGQREKN